A window of the Dongshaea marina genome harbors these coding sequences:
- a CDS encoding non-ribosomal peptide synthetase, with the protein MSAVFSNTIALDQLNYGAQSARLDSCAPLSQNLAYIIYTSGTTGNPKGVMIEHGTLTNLCFWFSHTNDLSPSSATTKYAGFGFDASVVEIFPSLISGCCLHLIPKEMRLNLPELYDYFKAHRIGFSFLPTQFSEVFLQNPLDDLKHVMVGGDKLKQVNLDSPTTVHNGYGPTEATVQTTDFVVDQEYSNIPIGKPIANYKVYILDENLNLCPLGVPGELCVGGQGLARGYLNRQDLTDEKFIQHPQFGRIYRTGDLSRWKADGNIEFLGRLDFQVKIRGFRIELGEIESRLTDLEQVNDALVLALDDANGNKYLCAYYVSHNDIDETELQRELSKQVPDYMIPDIFMHMQEFPLTPNGKVDRRALPKPDKNLLTPEYVAPRSHSETLLANEIASLLRCERVGVADDFFKLGGSSITTVALIGKLSRLGYGISISDIFKNPKVEDLASVLDSSGKVEKISHAPDLEYYPVTSSQRGIYLTEKLQGPSTTYNLYLSIHIDGTLDKEKLGLAIDRLVARHESLRMCFDYIDGEVVQSVLPQVTINKKIKKISESEIESHICDFVQPFDLKKGPLFSVALFEIERDSSVLVLNMHHIVVDGLSVQPLVKDLFALYDDEEIKLPEINYKDYSYWYTHEYLTSDSFLENKSYWRQQIEGASAIELPYENAKTALNAEDRNNETVRVDIPSELAKRVGTFCQQHSLTPYMFYVGICGLVLSKYARTSDVVFGAAASGRLDSAVEDMVGMFVNTLPLRLPAENDSSFETYFSTVKESCLNLLKHQGYNFEQVIQELGSSYNSLVDVFFNYFESESSYTSADLKYQVNTPDPEVAKFDLTLMVNKISERFVLSADYRSALFSQDMIIRMMNHFLQVVDLVLSSDYTKEQLSQIALITQPEKAQIQEVFNDTYQEYPQSKTPIALFEESVANNPDGVALIFESVKLTYAELNHRANQLAHYLLEDAGVIPGSKIGILVDRSIEMMISMLAVLKTGSAYIPLSKEYPQDRIAYILDDSQSSHLIVSDQFEKQMGVIADSGQHQLLNINQIDYQHKSTQSTGIQYGIEDVMYIIYTSGTTGNPKGVEINSGTVTNLAAGQINRFGVTSDEVILQFSEISFDASVEQIWIAFVRGCSLLLIRKDKLLDAAEFEKYLVEHKATHVHAVPAFLNSIDLTNKSYLKRVIAGGDACTVELAKKFVADCDFINEYGPTETTVTAVQYHIPRGSELSAMSSLPIGKPLANYKAYILDENLNLCPIGVPGELCIGGACLARGYLNRPELNAEKFIYHPELGEYIYRSGDLARLRSDGNIDFLGRIDFQVKIRGFRIELGEIESRIIEMPGVTDALVLALDDDQGMNYLCGYYVCSTELTDSELTQELKTHLPDYMIPSAFVRMDAFPLTPNGKVNRKAMPKPEITFESDYVEPRDHVEEKLCMLWEKALGLPRVGICDDFFRIGGNSIKAIGFISEAQKLGLNLKINDLFKNPTVKEISENVDIQAFDLNSNLDQIKSKLTTPPSEQLQSEIEHEREKALTRSKFWLNQLEQGDISEKINGSSVLVTGATGHLGAHIIFELLSQGREAIALVRGQSDSHARERLEEKLEYYFGDDYKPFQDKLQVFASDLEKADLGLTQECYQVLTSRLDAIIHSAANVSHYGEYEAFYRTNVLSTENLIALAEKGSQVGFHYISTRSVCEGVLIKDRPVASYAECDTPEIEDSIDNVYLKTKLLGEHRVIDARTRGMNACIYRVGNLAFNSKTLRHQSNLESNGFYQTLKSFFNMGMIFDSYQVEMSCVDKTAQAICKIFDKKALQSGTYHVYNPNRVKYAELFSADDNPLSIQVVSVSEYIDALKERAESEIFKGYVQDQLLHLGWIEHQSGESTQAILTQEITNKALAMLDFDWGELTATHLVDMMKNALKSRIDYLSGHTLFENLDEQTVAKLALKSRLSSYSGDQRASLESDSNGLSLLYSGFASLSLASPGGWEGTVRILSENSLVNTGSLLKSTITSRGHLDSLVGEFGLLNIDDTLVKEMLSQEPEFLMSLLESVSDERDAYRKMLVMTH; encoded by the coding sequence ATGAGCGCTGTCTTTTCCAATACCATAGCCTTGGATCAATTGAACTATGGGGCCCAAAGCGCTCGCCTTGATAGCTGTGCTCCTCTTAGCCAAAATCTGGCCTACATCATCTATACCTCAGGGACCACAGGTAACCCAAAAGGGGTGATGATCGAGCATGGCACACTAACTAATCTGTGTTTTTGGTTTAGCCATACCAATGATCTTTCTCCTTCGAGTGCGACAACTAAATATGCAGGATTTGGCTTTGATGCGAGTGTTGTTGAGATCTTTCCATCCTTAATCTCTGGTTGCTGCCTGCACCTCATTCCCAAGGAGATGAGGCTGAACCTGCCTGAACTCTATGACTACTTTAAGGCACACAGGATTGGTTTTTCATTTTTACCCACCCAGTTCTCAGAGGTGTTTTTGCAAAATCCTCTCGATGATCTCAAGCATGTGATGGTTGGGGGAGACAAGCTCAAGCAAGTCAATCTGGACTCACCAACCACGGTCCATAATGGCTATGGTCCGACCGAGGCAACGGTTCAGACGACAGATTTCGTTGTCGACCAGGAATATAGCAATATTCCTATCGGTAAGCCGATCGCAAACTACAAAGTCTATATTCTTGATGAGAACCTTAACCTCTGCCCATTGGGTGTTCCCGGTGAACTTTGTGTTGGGGGGCAGGGGCTTGCCAGAGGTTACCTCAATCGTCAGGACCTGACCGATGAGAAGTTTATTCAGCACCCGCAATTTGGGCGGATCTACCGGACCGGCGATCTGAGCCGTTGGAAAGCGGATGGCAATATTGAATTTCTCGGGCGTCTCGATTTCCAGGTGAAAATCCGCGGCTTCAGAATTGAGCTTGGAGAGATCGAATCTCGCCTGACCGATCTCGAACAGGTTAACGATGCGCTGGTGCTCGCCCTGGATGATGCCAATGGCAACAAATACCTCTGTGCTTATTACGTCAGTCACAATGACATTGATGAGACTGAGTTGCAGCGCGAGCTGTCCAAGCAGGTTCCTGATTATATGATCCCGGATATCTTCATGCACATGCAGGAGTTTCCTCTGACACCCAATGGCAAGGTCGATCGACGCGCCCTGCCAAAGCCGGATAAAAACCTGCTGACGCCTGAATATGTTGCTCCCCGCAGCCACAGCGAAACACTGCTCGCAAATGAGATCGCATCTTTGCTTCGTTGTGAGCGCGTTGGTGTAGCAGATGACTTCTTTAAGCTTGGTGGTAGCTCCATCACCACGGTTGCCCTAATCGGCAAACTATCCAGGTTAGGCTATGGCATCAGCATCTCGGATATATTTAAAAACCCTAAAGTTGAGGATCTCGCATCAGTTCTTGACTCATCTGGCAAGGTTGAGAAGATTTCACATGCTCCAGATCTTGAATATTACCCTGTTACCAGCTCTCAGCGCGGGATCTATTTAACGGAGAAGCTGCAGGGGCCTAGTACGACTTATAACCTTTACCTGAGTATCCATATCGATGGCACTTTGGATAAAGAAAAGCTCGGACTTGCGATTGACAGGCTTGTGGCGCGCCATGAGTCGTTAAGAATGTGCTTTGACTATATCGATGGTGAAGTTGTTCAGTCTGTACTGCCCCAGGTGACAATCAATAAGAAGATCAAGAAAATATCCGAATCTGAAATTGAGAGTCATATCTGTGATTTTGTTCAGCCTTTTGATCTGAAGAAAGGCCCTCTTTTTAGCGTTGCCCTGTTTGAAATAGAAAGAGACAGCAGCGTCCTGGTGCTAAATATGCACCATATCGTTGTCGATGGACTGTCTGTTCAACCTCTGGTCAAAGATCTCTTTGCTCTGTATGACGATGAGGAAATTAAGCTTCCTGAGATAAACTACAAGGACTACTCATATTGGTACACCCATGAGTACCTCACATCTGACTCTTTCCTGGAGAATAAATCCTATTGGAGGCAGCAGATCGAGGGGGCAAGTGCAATTGAGCTTCCTTATGAAAATGCTAAAACCGCGCTCAACGCTGAAGATCGCAATAATGAAACGGTTCGGGTAGATATTCCGTCCGAACTGGCCAAGAGGGTCGGGACATTTTGCCAGCAGCATAGCCTGACCCCCTATATGTTTTATGTCGGGATCTGTGGTCTTGTATTGTCAAAATATGCACGCACCAGTGATGTGGTATTTGGTGCTGCAGCATCCGGACGCCTAGATAGTGCTGTTGAAGATATGGTCGGCATGTTTGTTAATACCTTGCCACTGCGCTTGCCTGCCGAAAATGACAGTAGCTTTGAGACATATTTTTCAACGGTCAAAGAGAGCTGCCTGAACTTATTAAAACATCAGGGATATAACTTTGAGCAGGTCATTCAGGAGCTGGGAAGCAGCTATAACTCGCTGGTTGATGTCTTCTTTAACTATTTTGAGAGCGAGTCATCCTATACTAGTGCGGACTTAAAATATCAGGTGAATACACCCGATCCAGAGGTTGCGAAGTTTGATCTCACCCTGATGGTCAATAAGATTTCAGAGCGCTTTGTGTTAAGTGCAGATTACCGCTCTGCGCTGTTTAGCCAGGATATGATCATCCGTATGATGAATCATTTCCTGCAGGTTGTGGATCTTGTGCTCAGCTCTGACTATACAAAGGAACAGCTTAGTCAAATTGCATTGATTACCCAGCCCGAAAAGGCCCAGATCCAAGAGGTATTTAATGACACCTATCAGGAGTACCCGCAATCGAAGACTCCGATAGCCCTGTTTGAGGAGAGTGTTGCCAATAATCCTGATGGGGTCGCGCTGATCTTTGAATCTGTGAAATTAACCTATGCAGAGCTCAATCACAGGGCAAATCAATTGGCGCACTACCTGCTCGAAGATGCAGGGGTGATTCCGGGGAGTAAGATTGGAATCCTGGTCGATCGCTCCATAGAGATGATGATTAGTATGCTGGCTGTTCTGAAGACGGGGAGTGCGTATATCCCCCTGTCTAAAGAGTATCCACAAGATCGGATCGCCTATATCCTGGACGACTCACAGAGTTCACACCTGATTGTATCTGATCAATTCGAAAAACAGATGGGTGTGATCGCGGATTCAGGTCAGCATCAGCTGCTGAATATCAATCAAATCGACTATCAACATAAGTCAACTCAATCCACAGGGATCCAGTACGGCATTGAGGATGTGATGTATATCATCTATACCTCAGGGACAACAGGGAACCCTAAGGGCGTTGAAATCAACTCAGGGACAGTGACCAACCTGGCTGCGGGTCAGATCAACCGTTTTGGTGTGACTTCGGATGAGGTCATTTTGCAGTTTTCTGAAATTTCATTTGATGCCTCAGTGGAACAGATCTGGATCGCTTTTGTGCGCGGTTGTTCACTCCTGTTGATCCGTAAAGATAAGCTGCTCGATGCTGCTGAGTTTGAGAAATACCTGGTTGAGCATAAGGCAACCCATGTCCACGCTGTTCCTGCTTTTCTCAATAGCATTGATTTGACCAATAAGTCTTATCTTAAGCGGGTGATTGCCGGTGGCGATGCCTGTACGGTTGAGCTGGCTAAGAAGTTTGTGGCTGACTGTGATTTCATCAATGAGTATGGTCCAACCGAAACAACCGTTACCGCGGTGCAGTACCATATTCCGAGAGGCAGCGAGCTCTCGGCGATGAGTTCATTGCCGATAGGCAAGCCCCTGGCCAACTATAAAGCCTATATCCTGGATGAAAACCTCAACCTTTGCCCCATCGGGGTTCCGGGTGAGTTATGTATCGGTGGTGCATGCCTGGCCCGTGGCTACCTGAATCGACCTGAGCTGAATGCTGAAAAGTTTATCTACCACCCTGAGTTGGGTGAGTATATTTACCGCAGTGGCGATCTGGCTCGACTGAGATCCGATGGCAATATTGATTTTCTGGGGCGCATCGACTTCCAGGTCAAGATCAGAGGCTTCAGGATTGAGCTTGGCGAAATTGAGTCACGTATCATAGAGATGCCTGGTGTCACGGATGCCCTGGTGCTTGCCCTGGACGATGATCAGGGGATGAATTACCTGTGCGGTTATTATGTTTGTTCGACTGAATTGACTGATTCAGAGCTCACTCAAGAGCTTAAAACCCACTTACCTGATTACATGATCCCAAGTGCATTTGTGCGGATGGATGCCTTCCCATTGACACCCAATGGCAAGGTGAACCGAAAGGCGATGCCTAAGCCTGAGATCACATTTGAGAGTGATTATGTCGAGCCTCGTGACCATGTTGAGGAGAAACTCTGCATGCTGTGGGAGAAGGCTCTTGGATTACCCCGTGTAGGCATCTGTGATGACTTCTTCCGCATCGGTGGTAACTCAATCAAGGCGATCGGCTTTATCTCAGAGGCTCAAAAATTAGGCCTTAATCTGAAAATTAATGATCTCTTTAAAAACCCGACGGTCAAAGAGATCTCTGAAAATGTAGATATTCAGGCATTTGATCTCAATAGCAACCTTGATCAGATCAAGAGCAAATTGACGACACCACCAAGTGAGCAGCTTCAATCCGAGATAGAGCATGAGAGAGAAAAGGCTCTGACCCGTTCTAAGTTTTGGCTGAATCAGCTGGAACAGGGTGATATTTCTGAAAAAATTAACGGTTCTTCTGTTTTGGTCACCGGAGCCACGGGGCATCTCGGAGCGCATATCATTTTTGAACTACTGTCGCAGGGTAGGGAAGCGATCGCTCTGGTCAGGGGGCAAAGTGATAGCCATGCACGTGAGCGTCTGGAAGAGAAGCTTGAATACTATTTCGGTGATGACTACAAGCCGTTCCAGGATAAGCTGCAGGTGTTTGCAAGTGATCTTGAGAAGGCCGATCTCGGATTAACTCAGGAGTGCTACCAGGTCTTAACTTCACGACTGGATGCAATCATCCATTCAGCTGCAAATGTGAGTCACTATGGTGAGTATGAGGCTTTCTACCGAACCAACGTACTCTCGACTGAGAACCTGATCGCTCTTGCTGAAAAAGGCTCCCAGGTCGGTTTTCACTATATATCGACTCGCTCTGTTTGCGAGGGAGTCCTGATCAAAGACCGTCCGGTGGCCTCCTATGCCGAGTGTGATACCCCTGAGATTGAAGATAGTATTGATAATGTGTATTTGAAGACCAAGTTACTTGGGGAGCATAGGGTTATTGACGCAAGAACGCGGGGGATGAACGCCTGTATCTATCGTGTAGGTAACCTTGCTTTTAACTCTAAAACACTCAGGCATCAGTCGAACTTAGAGAGTAATGGTTTTTATCAGACCCTTAAGAGCTTTTTCAATATGGGGATGATATTTGATAGTTACCAGGTTGAGATGTCCTGTGTCGATAAAACCGCACAAGCGATTTGTAAGATCTTTGATAAAAAGGCCCTGCAGAGCGGTACTTATCATGTATATAACCCAAATCGGGTCAAATACGCAGAGCTCTTTTCTGCAGATGATAATCCGCTGTCAATCCAGGTGGTTTCTGTGTCCGAATATATAGATGCTTTAAAAGAGCGCGCTGAGAGTGAAATCTTTAAGGGCTATGTTCAGGATCAGCTGCTGCATTTAGGCTGGATTGAACATCAGTCTGGAGAGAGCACTCAGGCTATCCTGACCCAGGAGATCACCAATAAGGCATTGGCCATGCTTGATTTTGACTGGGGTGAGCTCACGGCAACGCATCTGGTTGATATGATGAAGAATGCCCTGAAATCACGGATTGATTATCTATCCGGACACACTCTGTTTGAGAATCTCGATGAGCAGACTGTAGCTAAGCTGGCACTGAAATCGAGGCTTTCATCCTACTCCGGCGATCAGAGAGCGAGCCTTGAAAGCGATAGTAACGGATTAAGCTTGCTGTACTCAGGATTTGCCAGCTTGTCGTTGGCTTCTCCCGGAGGCTGGGAAGGGACGGTGCGGATCTTGTCTGAGAATAGTCTTGTGAATACAGGATCATTATTGAAATCGACCATTACCTCCAGGGGACACCTCGACTCTCTGGTTGGGGAGTTTGGCTTGCTCAATATCGATGACACGCTGGTAAAAGAGATGCTATCCCAGGAGCCGGAGTTCCTGATGTCACTATTGGAGTCCGTTTCAGATGAGCGTGACGCCTATCGAAAAATGCTGGTGATGACTCATTAA